The following are encoded together in the Salvia hispanica cultivar TCC Black 2014 chromosome 6, UniMelb_Shisp_WGS_1.0, whole genome shotgun sequence genome:
- the LOC125195042 gene encoding secreted RxLR effector protein 161-like: MKRITYASAIGSIMYAMISTKPDVAYALSMTGKFQQNSGEEYWKTVKTILKYLRRTKEYFLVYGGQPELSITGYTDASFQTDHDDYKSQSGYVFILNGGAVSWNSFKQGTTADSTTEAEYIATSEAAKEAIALLEFVKELGVIPSVSSATPLYCDNTGAVAQAKHPELRT, from the coding sequence ATGAAAAGGATCACATATGCTTCGGCCATAGGATCTATTATGTATGCCATGATATCCACTAAGCCAGATGTGGCTTATGCGCTTAGCATGACAGGAAAATTTCAGCAAAATTCTGGTGAGGAATATTGGAAAACTGTTAAGACTATTCTTAAGTACCTTAGAAGGACTAAAGAATATTTCTTAGTCTATGGTGGACAACCAGAGTTATCAATTACAGGGTATACTGATGCTAGTTTCCAAACAGACCATGACGACTATAAGTCTCAGTCTGGATATGTTTTTATCCTCAATGGTGGAGCAGTGAGTTGGAATAGTTTCAAACAAGGTACAACTGCCGATTCCACCACCGAAGCCGAGTATATTGCTACATCTGAAGCTGCCAAAGAAGCTATTGCTTTGTTAGAGTTCGTTAAAGAACTGGGTGTCATTCCAAGTGTCAGTAGTGCAACACCTTTGTACTGTGACAACACTGGTGCTGTTGCGCAAGCAAAACATCCAGAGCTACGAACATAA